One genomic region from Microtus ochrogaster isolate Prairie Vole_2 unplaced genomic scaffold, MicOch1.0 UNK46, whole genome shotgun sequence encodes:
- the Magohb gene encoding protein mago nashi homolog 2 isoform X1 — protein MSMGSDFYLRYYVGHKGKFGHEFLEFEFRPDGKLRYANNSNYKNDVMIRKEAYVHKSVMEELKRIIDDSEITKEDDALWPPPDRVGRQELEIVIGDEHISFTTSKIGSLIDVNQSKDPEGLRVFYYLVQDLKCLVFSLIGLHFKIKPI, from the exons ATGTCTATGGGTAGTGATTTCTACCTGCGTTACTACGTTGGGCACAAGGGCAAGTTTGGGCACGAGTTTCTGGAGTTCGAGTTTCGGCCGGACG GAAAGCTTAGATATGCCAACAACAGCAACTATAAAAATGATGTGATGATCAGAAAAGAG GCCTATGTTCACAAGAGTGTAATGGAAGAACTGAAGAGAATTATCGACGACAGTGAAATTACAAAAGAGGACGACGCTTTGTGGCCGCCCCCTGACAGGGTTGGCCGGCAG GAACTTGAAATTGTAATTGGGGATGAACACATTTCTTTTACCACATCAAAAATAGGTTCTCTTATTGATGTAAATCAATCAAA ggatCCCGAAGGACTCCGTGTATTTTACTATTTGGTGCAGGACTTGAAATGTTTAGTGTTCAGTCTCATTGGACTGCATTTCAAGATTAAGCCAATTTAA
- the Magohb gene encoding protein mago nashi homolog 2 isoform X2, giving the protein MIRKEAYVHKSVMEELKRIIDDSEITKEDDALWPPPDRVGRQELEIVIGDEHISFTTSKIGSLIDVNQSKDPEGLRVFYYLVQDLKCLVFSLIGLHFKIKPI; this is encoded by the exons ATGATCAGAAAAGAG GCCTATGTTCACAAGAGTGTAATGGAAGAACTGAAGAGAATTATCGACGACAGTGAAATTACAAAAGAGGACGACGCTTTGTGGCCGCCCCCTGACAGGGTTGGCCGGCAG GAACTTGAAATTGTAATTGGGGATGAACACATTTCTTTTACCACATCAAAAATAGGTTCTCTTATTGATGTAAATCAATCAAA ggatCCCGAAGGACTCCGTGTATTTTACTATTTGGTGCAGGACTTGAAATGTTTAGTGTTCAGTCTCATTGGACTGCATTTCAAGATTAAGCCAATTTAA